In the genome of Peromyscus eremicus chromosome 1, PerEre_H2_v1, whole genome shotgun sequence, the window ATTTATGGTTTCCTTATATTTGACATTATTAATTTACTTAGTGTGAGAGAGGTAGACCATAGAGTAGATATGAGATCAGAGGTCAGATTGACAGTGTTAGTCTCTGCTTCCACCAGATTGGATCTGAGGACAtgttcatcaggcttggcaacaagcatttttactcactgagctatcttaCCAGtcctgttttccttctttggaatttttttcttttagatgcaCTACATTTCTAAATCTGTTTCATATCTGTCGTGTTTATGCTTGAACCCATATCAATAGATATTACACCAGAAGTGTTTGCATTAACTTCATCATTCTACTTAGGTTTGTTCAGAGATTGAACAGATCACATCTTCCTAGAGCCCTTAACTGTCTCCAAGGATGCTCCCTTCCCAGTCCTTCATCAACATCTCCTTCTTCCAGCCACAGTATTTCTTCCTGACTGGCATCCAAGGACTAGAAGCCATCCATGGCTGGATCTCCATCCCCTTCTCCTCCATGTACACTGTGGCACTCACTGGAAACTGCCTCATCCTCCTGGCTGTGAAGAGGACCCATAGCTTACACCAGCCCATGTACTACTTCCTGTCCATGCTGGCCCTAAGTGATGTGGGCCTTACCTTGTCCACTATGCCTTCCACCCTGGCTGTGCTCTGGTTTGACTATCATTTGATCAGTTTCCACACCTGCCTAATacaaatgttcttcctacactccTTCTCTGTGGTGGAGTCTTCAGTACTCTTGGCCATGTCATTTGACCGCTTTGTGGCTATCTCCAACCCACTACGCTATGCATCTGTCCTCACTAATAATGTCATCATCAGGATTGGGGCTATCATTGTAGCTCGAGCCACTCTGTCACTATTCCCAGTGCCCTTCTTGCTGAAGCGACTAAACTACTGCCCTGgcaagatcctcctgtctcattcATTCTGCTTCCATGCTGATGTCATGAAGCTGGCCTGTGCTGACATTACTGTCAATATCCTATATGGACTCTATGTGGTTCTATCCACAGTGGGTGTAGACTCTTTGCTTATTGTTATGTCCTATGCACTGATTCTTCACACAGTCATGGGGCTAGCCTCTCCCAGGGAGCGTGTCCGAGCCCTCAATACATGTATTTCCCATATCTTGGCTGTCCTGGTCTTTTATATTCCAGTCATAGGTGTGTCCATGATCCATCGTTTTGGTAAGCACCTGCCCCACATCGTTCACGCCCTTGTAGCATATGTGTACCTTGTGGTGCCTCCTGTGCTCAACCCCATCATCTACAGTGTCAAGTCCAAGCCCATCAGGGAGGCCATGTTCAGTGTACTAAGAAGAAAAGATCAGACATGATGACACTGGATGTTTATGGGACTTGGAGCCTGCGAAGtggttgggaaacaaaaacaacatactTGGTAGATCAAGTCATACCAATAACTTTGTTATGGGCATCAACAATAAAAAGTGTAAGACTGTGGtaaaattatttctataattGTTTACTATGGTGCTAGGGATCATTTCTAATGCCTCTAACATGTTATGCAGGCCCTCTACCAATGAGTTACATTTTCTGATCTGAAAATATGTTTTGTCTATTTGTTACCTCATTTATGTCACACATATTTTCTCAAAGTCAATGTTTTCTAGCCCTACTTTAGAttccagcaacagaaaaaaagaacatgctGCCTTTGCTTTGTAGACCTTAAATTTCAATACATATCCAAAATGTCTAAATAGAAAAACAGTCTATTAAATGTGATATAATGGGTACATTGTTTAAAGTATGTACAGAGTTCTGAGTAAGCAGAATAATAagttttttatctgtttattgtTGTGTCCTTTCTGTGGttaaatgtaaataattatatTATACAATATTGCTAGGATTATTATACACTAAATAATATGTATCACAATATGTTGTAAAAGCCAATAaagattttcctttcctttctaatAACTGCAAATaatcattgatttatttattataacaaTCTTCTCTGAATTTATTCTATACTGACCCTTTTTCACTTGAGAAATCTTTACACAATTCTGGGCATGCATGTATACAAAGTAAGTATTGAaactaaatatttattgaaaataaatcatgaaaatttttattttaaaacattctatGTTAAGCATAAAATTTTATCAATAATTAAACATAACAGCAAATTTACATATTAATGATATTTTCACATAATTAAGTTTCAACTGAGTATTTCATACTGCAGGctgtaaaatatctttaaattttttcagaattgaaactggggagtggtggagcacgcctttaatcccagaactgggaggcagaggcaggcggatctctgtgagttcaaggccagcctgggttacagaatgagtaaccaggaaaggtgccaaagctactgcagagaaaccctgtcgggggGGGGAAAAAATTTCAGAGTTGAGTGACATCTCTGTTTTGTAAGACCACTACTGAGAACATCGCTTTATAAATACATAGGATAAAATGGCAGTAAGTATACTTACAGTCATTTCGGAAGTTGTTGAAGATTTGGTCCTCACTCCAAGACAGCATTATACAGTTTTCACTAAACTGAAGTCAGTAACTCAGAAGTATTATAAATAATTCTATCATTATACAGTCCAAAGATATGCTAATATTATATTTTCATGATGAATAATGAtggtagaaaaatatttaaaagttttcttttctgtaatagAAGCATTATGTttctaaaagagaagaaaattttatgtgtacagcaaaaaaaaaaggtagattcaAAACTAAGCCAAACTGTTTCATTAGGATGTGTTGTATGACAGCGTGAGCAATAAAAGGTGCACATGtggtgtgttcagaaccaagccAGCCATGAAGTCATGTGGTGCAGCATGGGCTGTTGCTTTCAGAAACTCCTCAAATttgttatttgtttcattttgaatttttttttgttcactgATAATTCAGAAACTTAACTACTATCACTAAAATTTCCACATCCCCAACACTTGGTTTTGTCAACTCATATGGGATCctgatatattatttaaaaagttagGCTTAAAGCAAAAGTTTTATTTATGCCTATTTTTAAGTTTCTAAGGTCTCAGATGTGAAAAAGAACTCATTTTTGCCTTTGAGAATCTCACAGTCCATTGGAGTATAGGGAAGAATAAGCCAGGAAATGGGGAGCAAGCAAAGGGCTACTGATACTAGCTATGGTTGGAAGGAGGGAAATAGTATATTTTTGAACTTTTGGAATTTTCTGCGCTCTAATTGGGctcctgaaaaaagaaaaaggtatattTGGTAGATGATGATTTTGAACTCACTTGGATAAGTAGAGAAATGGAAGTGGGAGGAGACTTAAGGGGAAAGTCCTCTGCCTACACAGTAGAACAAGTGGTTAAATATGACTAGAGAAGAGTCAAGGGGCAGAAGATAGAACTTGAAGCAGGGCTCCTATAAGTAGAACTCTCAGTCTGTCTCAAGTGTGTATACCAGTTTTTAAGCATGAACTATGGTCTGCCCCCAGGTCAAGCTCCATTCTGAAATTAAAATGGGATTCTAAAAATACCTTGGCCCCTTCATACAGAATTTCATATCATCTTCTTTATATTATAATAGTGACCACTCTTTAACCAATTCCAAGTCAGTGagtttgattttctttatttgtgtctATGTACCTAGCAGGTATTATGTTAGGGCTTGATAGGGACTCCACACATCCCTGTTACAATTGGCATCAAAAGTTTTACATGTTACATGGCACACATGCAAAAATGCTATAGTGCACATTGATTCAGAGGCAAGTCTTCCTCCTGGTTGGGGCCCCTGGCATAGCTGGTGCTCTGCCATGTTACATGGTGAATGGATTAAGTAACTTTTTTTACATATATTATGTGTCATATCTGAAGTCCAAGGAAGACTAACAAGCACTATAGCAATTTCTTGATGGTAGGAAGGGCAGGATGGAACAAactgtctttatttttgagaaaatggAGACAGGACAAAAAGCATTGAACAGGTGAGAACATCACTTAAGTGGCAGGTTGCTGAATTTGTGAGTTCATCAAAATGTGTTATGATAGGGAATTCAGAACATGGCATTTTTCTGATTTCCAACACGTTGATGAGCAGTCACAATGTTCATCTTTAAGTTTCATGTTTCTTCAGTTTTTGAACCTATCTTGATCCAAGTTGTCTTTCTAAAACATACCTACTTTCCTTTACTCATGCCCTACAGGATTATTGGCCTGTTAGTCCAAGTTCCTTTGGAGCTTGAGGAGTCCCgcagaagaaatggaagaaaaattgtaggagtcagaggggtcaaggacaccaggagagcacagcccacagaatcaactaagcagggctcataggaattcacagagactgaggcagcaaccAGAGCCTGAACGGGTCTGTGCTAGATCCTCTGCAAATATGTTATGATtattagcttggtgttttgtgggactcctagtagTGAGAGtaagggtgtctctgactctttaaattgctcttgggacccttttcctcctgctgggttgccttgcccagccttgatatataagggtttgtacctagtcttattgtgtCTTGTTATGCGGTGTTCAGTTGATATTCCCTGGAGGCctcctcttttctgaaaggaatcagaggaggaatggatctaggggagaagggtactgggaggagtggagggagggaaaactgtgctCTGGATGAATTGCGtgagaacaataaaaaattatttaaagactCTGACCTCAGTGTTGGCTGGGTCCCTCCTTCTGGGAAACGGGAAAAGCACTTTATAAAACTGAGGGAACCCGGGTGTCTGGGCCACTGACGCATTAGAACTTGAGGAAAGCATGCCTTAAAGACAGCTGGGCTAGAGGTATGATCCAATTGGTCATATCTATAATCTCTCTGAGATTCCCCCAACCAACCAACTGAACCTCTCAACAAACATTCCCATCCCAGGGGTGGAGCCGAACacagagaagtttctctgtgaCTCAAATCCTATTTTCCCTTGAGCCTGGTTGCGTTTTCCTGAATCCAAATAAAAGAAGAATATCTTAACTGAAGAAGCTTCTGTGTTCTATGAGATGTGGTACAGCAGATTCGACCATGACCACAACCAAAGTGAGTAATCAAGGCTCACAATTGGGCTTTCCTCTATTTTTAGAGTACAAGGAGGATCCTTTTACtatcttcccaagcaaaggctcaaagaaaataaataccaaaagGTAGAGGTCAGAAAGAGACCTGGGTGTTAGGTTTAAGAAGAGAAATTCCTGCTGAGTTCCAAAACAAATCTCTATACAATTGGTCCACAATAGTGATGCTTAAAGGAACCACTCAAGTCCTGtctataatgaaatatttttaaatgttaatattcgTGCTTGGGAGCACACCAACATGGTCCCTACACTCCTCTAGtgaatttttcattcattcatcagagTGACTGAATTTCTAGTATATGTTTTAGTCAATGtttcaaagagaaacagaactggtGCAGAGGCAAGAAGTTGGCTCTTTCAGTTGTGAGCACTTATGTATGAATTATTCAGGACAGGCTGGAAACCCAAGGAAGAGTTTATGTACACTCTGTATCTCAACGCCATCTGGGACAGAATCCCTATTTCCTAGGGAGACCTCAGTTTACCCTCTCTTCTGATTAAATGAAGCCACACACAGAATAGAGTGATGATCTTTCTTCAAAGTCTGAAAATCCAAAAGTtaatagtttataaaaaaaaaaaaaacacttattcAGAGAATATCTAGAACACTACTTGACCAAAAACTGTCACTATAATTTAGCCAAGTTAGCACAGAGAATTCATCATCATGTGTACCACACACTGTGAAATGAAGTTTTATTAAAAGACTTCCAGTTTTGGTAACCAGTCAAACTGGTTGAGATCAGAAACTGCTATGTAAGTGGGTGTGTGGCAATTTTATAGGCATGAATTAGTAATTGGAAGAAGAAATGCTTACGAGTtagtacagaaaaaaattgaaataaggaAATCTTAAGGAAGGAAATTCAGAGGAATAAAATAAGAGCAATGTAAaaagatgggaaagaaaaaagattaatgattgattgattgattaactgactgactgattgattgactgactgactgactgactgattcaTTCATTGACTGATTGATTTTATTGATTGAATTAATTTTAGGAATAGTAGGTTTACAACCACCAAATGCCTGAGttcaaacaacaaacaatatGGCTTATACCTCTGTGTTTTACAAAGGAGAttagggagaaggggaagaaaatgAGGCTGGGATCTAACACAACCTGTGAAGTAGGACAGCTTACTTGGGAAAAAAGGAGGGCGTTTCATGCTAAACAGCACTGTGATTGAGTATTTCTGTCAACTCAATGGGCATTTGATTTTGTAAATAAGGGTAGCACTGTTGaattcatttttcattcaaagcTAACAAAACTTCTAACACACCCAGTATATACCCAGTATAATACAATAATACAGCAGAATGGCTAAAACCCAAAAACTGTTCTCTAATTCTCTCCATTTGAAAAACTGTTAAAATTACTTTCACATACTCAAACCTATGAATTGTTGTTACTTCAACAAGTGGAAGACatatgtagctgaagttatctCACATATTCCGGTTCCAGAGGCTTGTACATAAATGTCAATATTGTACTCAAGCTAAAGCACTGATGGACAGATAGAGAAAATGATAATGAAACTCAGTTTATCAGGATTCAAAGTTCATCATCAATTTAAACGTGATGACTTAGAAGGATTGGTTGGTTGAGACAACTTGAGAAATCTATAAGGAAAGTtagagggaaagagaggtggTGGAATGAGCCAAGGGCAATAACAGGACCAGCAGTTTCCCTAAAACAACAGTAAGAAAAGCAAATAAGGTTATGAGCAATTTCCCTTCAAGAGAAACATCTGAAAATAATGCACGGGCATGTATCATTGAAATCTACATATTTCTTTGTTTGAATTATTAGATTTACTCATGTATTTTTTGTAGTAAACAACATAATGTTGCATTTTGTCAATTCATATTTGTCTATACATCATAGGGAGGAAGATAACTTCctacaaaataaataaggaatcaagattgtaacttaaaaaaaaatatgagcaaTTTCCTTTGGGTTGATTGATGGAAGGAGAGCACAGACAGAAGATGCAGTGAGCTAAGAAAATGAGAAGATGTCCAAGAAACCTAACTCTGGGAAGATTGTCTGAAGGTATACTATAATGTCACTTAcagatatatgtacatatatgtatatatatatatatatatatatatatatatatatatatatatatattattggtaACCTCATTGGGCTTCTTGCTTCTTAAAATAGGacatagataaaatatttgagaatctAGTTGATATGATAACTATCCACAGTTCAGAAAATTAGCCAAATCTCTCTTGGAGATTTCTTCTCTGTACAATCAACAATAAATCAAACATGTTATGTCCATCCCATGGGTGCAATGCATGAT includes:
- the LOC131901722 gene encoding olfactory receptor 51G2-like, with the translated sequence MLPSQSFINISFFQPQYFFLTGIQGLEAIHGWISIPFSSMYTVALTGNCLILLAVKRTHSLHQPMYYFLSMLALSDVGLTLSTMPSTLAVLWFDYHLISFHTCLIQMFFLHSFSVVESSVLLAMSFDRFVAISNPLRYASVLTNNVIIRIGAIIVARATLSLFPVPFLLKRLNYCPGKILLSHSFCFHADVMKLACADITVNILYGLYVVLSTVGVDSLLIVMSYALILHTVMGLASPRERVRALNTCISHILAVLVFYIPVIGVSMIHRFGKHLPHIVHALVAYVYLVVPPVLNPIIYSVKSKPIREAMFSVLRRKDQT